In Elusimicrobiota bacterium, one genomic interval encodes:
- a CDS encoding CsgG/HfaB family protein → MNRTAFYPLAAVLSLIVSGCVSPQIAVNAHADFSRIHRVAVAAFGGTGGDVAADLLIQDLLGRGADVVERRQLDSVLHEQHLAAEGLLDPLTVKKIGKILGVDAIFVGTVASNTPSQSYLVTSPRHSLTVDTVTPVGSANLYPEGSVIGIPDSQVVTSAASASLIARMVDVETGSILWSGRMSYEGLDSQNAMAGITSSLAKSLIPLWPALHP, encoded by the coding sequence ATGAACCGGACGGCTTTTTATCCGCTGGCAGCCGTACTCTCCCTGATCGTTTCCGGGTGCGTCTCACCGCAGATCGCGGTGAACGCGCATGCCGACTTCAGCCGCATCCACCGTGTGGCGGTCGCGGCGTTTGGCGGAACGGGCGGCGATGTGGCTGCTGACCTGCTGATTCAGGATCTCCTGGGGCGTGGAGCGGATGTCGTAGAACGCCGCCAGCTCGATTCGGTTCTGCACGAGCAGCATTTGGCGGCGGAAGGACTTTTGGACCCCTTAACGGTGAAAAAGATCGGTAAGATTCTGGGGGTGGACGCGATTTTTGTCGGTACCGTTGCCTCTAACACCCCCAGTCAGAGCTACCTGGTCACATCGCCCCGCCACAGCCTCACCGTGGACACCGTCACCCCCGTGGGAAGCGCCAATCTTTATCCCGAAGGATCGGTGATCGGCATACCGGATTCGCAGGTGGTGACCTCCGCGGCTTCCGCCTCCCTGATCGCCCGGATGGTCGACGTCGAGACAGGGTCCATCCTCTGGTCCGGCCGGATGAGCTATGAAGGCTTGGACAGCCAGAATGCCATGGCTGGAATTACCTCTTCTCTGGCCAAATCGCTCATCCCCCTCTGGCCGGCGCTGCACCCGTAA
- a CDS encoding glutamine synthetase III, whose protein sequence is MKSCCENRSSVIDLTKLYGRNVFNNREMKKRLSKDVLQAFRNTIEEGAPLSLKVADAIAKAMKDWAVERGATHYTHWFQPLTGKTAEKHDSFLSPMPDGSGIMEFSGKQLIKGEPDASSFPSGGLRATFEARGYTGWDTTSPAFLKEDDAGNVTLCIPTSFASYTGEALDKKTPLLRSMEAVSKQALRVLRALGNKTSKRVTSTVGPEQEYFLIDKEYFDQRLDLILTGRTLFGAPPPKGQELEDQYFGAIKDRISKFMRDLDIELWKMGIPSKTKHNEVAPAQYEMAPIFSTTNIAADQNQLVMETMQKVALRHELACLLYEKPFAGVNGSGKHNNWSLATDDGLNLLEPGRTPHENGQFLVILSALIMAVNKHATKLRAAASNPGNDLRLGANEAPPAIVSIFMGSELTDILENIAAGRKSESKDHGFLSVGVDSLPPVPKDNTDRNRTSPFAFTGNKFEFRMVASSASISGSNTVLNTIVAQALDGIATRLEHTKDVNKESAQIVKDVMREHGRVIFNGNNYSDEWVQEAKRRGLPSVKSWIESLASMNTAEAHALFKKYKVLSPRELESRYEIYLEQYAKHINIEARTAMTMTRTLYLPAVISYTGELAHTVTQLKASGASADVQSELLNKISLLLQSATKKLTALEEATAQANSIDETKKKAMAFRDKVFPAQADLREDIDQLEMLLPDNLWPVPTYAEMLFNL, encoded by the coding sequence ATGAAATCCTGCTGCGAAAACAGATCTTCCGTGATAGACCTGACCAAACTCTATGGCCGTAACGTTTTTAACAACCGCGAGATGAAGAAGCGGTTATCCAAGGACGTGCTTCAGGCCTTCCGCAACACGATCGAAGAGGGCGCGCCCCTATCGTTGAAGGTTGCCGACGCCATCGCCAAGGCCATGAAAGACTGGGCTGTCGAACGCGGAGCCACCCACTATACCCATTGGTTTCAGCCGCTCACCGGCAAGACTGCTGAAAAGCATGATTCCTTTCTGTCCCCGATGCCGGATGGCAGCGGCATCATGGAATTCTCCGGCAAACAGCTGATCAAGGGTGAACCGGATGCGTCGTCTTTCCCTTCCGGCGGTCTGCGCGCCACCTTTGAGGCCCGAGGCTATACCGGTTGGGACACCACGTCTCCGGCGTTTTTAAAGGAAGACGACGCGGGGAATGTCACGCTCTGCATCCCGACGTCCTTCGCTTCCTACACAGGAGAGGCGCTCGACAAGAAAACACCGCTTCTTCGTTCCATGGAAGCGGTCTCCAAGCAGGCGCTGCGCGTGCTGCGCGCGCTGGGCAATAAAACCTCCAAACGGGTCACCTCGACCGTAGGCCCGGAGCAAGAGTACTTTCTGATTGATAAGGAATACTTTGATCAGCGGCTTGACCTGATCTTGACCGGTCGGACGCTCTTCGGCGCTCCGCCCCCCAAAGGCCAGGAGCTGGAAGACCAGTACTTCGGTGCGATCAAAGACCGTATCTCCAAGTTTATGCGCGATTTGGACATCGAACTCTGGAAAATGGGCATCCCTTCCAAGACGAAACACAACGAAGTGGCACCCGCCCAATACGAGATGGCTCCGATCTTTTCAACCACCAATATCGCGGCTGACCAGAACCAGCTCGTGATGGAGACCATGCAGAAAGTGGCGCTGCGGCATGAGCTGGCCTGCCTCCTGTATGAGAAGCCTTTCGCGGGCGTGAACGGCTCCGGAAAGCACAATAACTGGTCGCTGGCCACCGACGACGGCTTGAACCTGCTCGAACCCGGCCGCACGCCGCACGAAAATGGTCAGTTCCTTGTGATCCTTTCGGCGCTGATCATGGCCGTGAACAAGCATGCGACCAAGCTGCGCGCGGCCGCCAGTAATCCGGGCAATGACCTGCGCCTGGGCGCCAACGAAGCTCCGCCGGCGATTGTTTCGATCTTCATGGGTTCTGAGTTGACAGACATTCTGGAAAATATCGCGGCCGGCCGAAAATCCGAGTCCAAAGACCATGGTTTCCTGAGCGTCGGGGTAGACAGTCTGCCGCCCGTGCCCAAGGATAACACGGACCGCAACAGGACTTCCCCCTTCGCCTTTACCGGAAACAAGTTTGAGTTCCGCATGGTGGCCTCCTCCGCCTCCATCTCCGGTTCAAACACGGTTCTCAACACGATCGTAGCCCAAGCGCTCGATGGTATTGCCACGCGTCTGGAACACACCAAAGACGTGAACAAGGAATCCGCCCAGATCGTCAAGGACGTGATGCGCGAACATGGTCGCGTGATTTTCAACGGCAACAACTATTCAGACGAATGGGTTCAAGAAGCCAAACGCCGCGGCCTGCCGAGCGTGAAATCCTGGATCGAGTCCCTCGCTTCCATGAACACCGCCGAGGCGCATGCGCTCTTCAAAAAATACAAGGTCCTTTCGCCGCGGGAACTGGAATCCCGCTACGAAATTTACCTTGAACAGTACGCCAAACATATCAACATCGAAGCCCGGACCGCCATGACCATGACCCGAACGTTGTATCTCCCGGCGGTCATCTCCTACACCGGCGAACTCGCGCACACCGTGACTCAGCTGAAAGCCTCCGGCGCTTCCGCGGATGTTCAAAGTGAGCTGCTGAATAAGATCTCGCTTCTGCTCCAATCCGCCACGAAAAAACTGACAGCCCTCGAAGAGGCCACGGCCCAGGCGAACAGCATAGACGAAACGAAGAAGAAGGCGATGGCCTTCCGGGACAAGGTCTTCCCGGCCCAGGCAGACCTGCGAGAAGACATTGACCAGCTGGAAATGCTGTTGCCGGATAATCTCTGGCCGGTACCGACCTACGCGGAGATGCTGTTCAACCTCTAA
- a CDS encoding 23S rRNA (pseudouridine(1915)-N(3))-methyltransferase RlmH, with the protein MAVRGLLRIAVVGKLRQAHWRSAQDIYVERLTRYTTLDVVEVKDWVGQGLPDARAAEKEGEALLQVSASARNRIALTPAGKSFTTPGLAQFLEKQIETFGSLAFFIGGPVGLSSAVLKACPTSLSLSPLTFPHELARVIWLEQLYRSFTILAGEKYHK; encoded by the coding sequence ATGGCGGTCCGGGGGCTTCTTCGGATAGCGGTGGTGGGAAAGCTGCGTCAGGCGCATTGGCGGTCGGCGCAGGACATTTACGTCGAACGGCTCACCCGTTACACGACGCTGGACGTTGTTGAAGTGAAGGATTGGGTCGGCCAGGGGCTGCCGGACGCGCGCGCCGCGGAAAAGGAAGGCGAAGCGTTGTTGCAGGTGAGCGCTTCTGCCCGGAACCGCATCGCGCTCACTCCCGCCGGGAAATCCTTCACCACCCCCGGGCTGGCCCAATTCCTGGAAAAACAAATCGAGACCTTTGGATCCCTGGCGTTTTTCATAGGTGGCCCGGTCGGTCTTTCCTCTGCTGTGCTCAAGGCCTGTCCAACGTCTCTCTCGCTTTCGCCGTTAACCTTCCCGCATGAGCTGGCCCGGGTGATCTGGCTCGAACAGCTTTACCGTTCGTTTACGATTCTCGCCGGAGAAAAATACCACAAATAG
- a CDS encoding GIY-YIG nuclease family protein codes for MVLREIKQPCVYLLASCRNGTLYVGVTSNLVKRVWEHKQNLADGFTEQYGVHLLVWYEMHPTMESAISREKALKDWNRTWKIRLIKKDNPEWQDLCDTLT; via the coding sequence ATGGTTTTAAGGGAAATCAAACAACCTTGTGTCTATTTGCTAGCCAGTTGTCGCAATGGAACACTGTACGTCGGCGTGACCTCCAATCTTGTTAAACGCGTATGGGAGCATAAGCAAAATCTAGCAGACGGGTTCACTGAACAATATGGCGTCCATTTATTGGTCTGGTATGAAATGCATCCTACGATGGAATCCGCTATCAGTCGCGAAAAAGCTTTAAAGGACTGGAATCGTACCTGGAAAATCAGACTGATCAAGAAAGATAATCCTGAATGGCAGGATTTATGCGATACCTTAACCTGA
- a CDS encoding transposase, producing MPRQPRLNIPGLYYHVIVRGIERRRIFRAPDDYADFLTRLGKSLLESGSHCFAWALMPNHIHLLILSGIRRLVSLMHPLLTGYAIKFNLKYRRAGHLFQNRYKSIICQEDPYFLELIRYIALNPVRVGMIQTPDELATYPWTSHSSLLGRFPRAWQDIDAMLGRFGPTVREAQPAYERFVLDKWTQGHQDRLEGGGLIRSLGGLDAVLEAQRSGERQCGDVRILGEGTFVEEILGLAEKEERQNQDIRKNFSRDDLRQAVAAYAGVQADALLSTDRHRPIAEARAMVVYAAIDWLGLQGTAVAQWLNLSIAGVSKSRVRGRCLAQKNQLLEWLKSAKLNSVP from the coding sequence ATGCCTCGCCAACCCCGTCTTAACATACCTGGGCTCTATTATCACGTCATCGTTCGCGGGATCGAGCGGCGAAGGATTTTTCGTGCACCTGACGATTATGCCGATTTCCTAACACGCCTGGGCAAAAGTCTCCTGGAATCAGGTAGCCACTGCTTCGCCTGGGCCTTGATGCCTAATCATATCCATCTGCTGATTCTGAGCGGGATCCGAAGACTTGTTTCGTTGATGCACCCGCTTCTTACGGGATATGCCATCAAATTCAATCTCAAATACCGCCGCGCCGGCCATCTTTTTCAGAACCGCTATAAGTCCATTATTTGCCAGGAAGATCCTTACTTTCTTGAACTGATTCGCTACATCGCGCTGAACCCTGTTCGGGTGGGAATGATCCAGACGCCCGACGAGCTGGCGACTTATCCCTGGACCAGCCACAGTTCCCTTCTCGGCCGATTTCCAAGGGCCTGGCAAGACATTGATGCCATGCTGGGACGGTTCGGCCCGACGGTTCGAGAGGCACAGCCCGCTTACGAGCGCTTCGTTTTAGACAAATGGACCCAGGGTCATCAGGACCGGTTGGAAGGCGGAGGGCTTATTCGCAGCTTGGGTGGTCTAGATGCTGTTCTGGAGGCTCAACGCTCAGGCGAACGGCAGTGCGGTGACGTGCGAATTCTGGGAGAAGGGACTTTTGTCGAAGAAATTCTAGGTCTGGCCGAAAAGGAAGAGCGACAGAACCAAGATATCCGGAAGAATTTTTCGAGAGACGATCTTCGACAAGCGGTCGCGGCCTATGCTGGAGTCCAGGCCGATGCGCTCTTATCGACCGATCGCCACCGCCCCATCGCAGAGGCTCGGGCTATGGTTGTCTATGCGGCAATCGATTGGCTGGGCTTGCAGGGAACAGCTGTTGCTCAATGGCTCAACCTCTCTATTGCTGGCGTATCCAAGTCCCGAGTACGAGGACGGTGTCTGGCTCAAAAGAACCAACTCCTGGAATGGCTCAAAAGTGCAAAACTAAACAGCGTCCCCTAA
- a CDS encoding prepilin-type N-terminal cleavage/methylation domain-containing protein, with the protein MVKRNNGVTLTELLMVLAILGSIALLSPPMLRQATNFFILGRARLELQREARGAMYIITRELRQAQSSTITITQSSGQPYYSQISFTNAQGKSVTVAQSGSNLTLTLGTTVSTLTRNLAYLAFTFPSSDDMTIVSVSMTLQQQIYGGAIKALHMASEKIRVMN; encoded by the coding sequence ATGGTAAAGCGCAACAACGGGGTTACTTTAACGGAACTCCTCATGGTCCTGGCCATCCTTGGATCGATCGCCCTTCTGAGTCCGCCGATGCTGCGGCAGGCGACCAATTTCTTTATCCTGGGACGCGCCAGACTGGAACTTCAGCGTGAAGCGCGGGGGGCCATGTACATTATCACCCGCGAACTGCGGCAGGCGCAGTCCTCAACGATCACGATCACTCAGAGCAGCGGCCAACCGTATTACTCGCAGATCAGTTTCACTAATGCTCAGGGGAAATCCGTCACCGTGGCGCAAAGCGGGAGCAATCTCACGCTGACCCTGGGGACAACCGTTTCCACCCTGACCAGAAACCTGGCCTATCTGGCCTTTACTTTCCCCAGTTCCGACGATATGACGATTGTGTCGGTATCGATGACTCTGCAGCAACAAATTTACGGAGGCGCCATTAAAGCGTTGCACATGGCCTCGGAAAAGATACGGGTGATGAACTAA
- a CDS encoding TolC family protein gives MPPNRIAVLLLGLLITPVFAESPAVLTWPDCVRLAAERNLDLQSNRRAQQSSRAAYLGSYNGILPQLSLQNSYTKGKASTDNSASESWRAQGTASLNLINFNQWATIRSTKASWQQSQANFGTSSTNVLFNLYKAFAGTLYAQQQISVAKKIQAIWQTDAELIRLRYASGRESKGNQMRTDAELLQAQVDLLQAGRDLRVAQQTLSQVLGEEQYKAWIVTGTWTSGSLPPSPPNLDLLLDHEPRLLAQQALIDQARAAVASAHSSFWPNVSVSYNRGFQDSTEFPTANPYWTFTGLLNYPLFGGGPTATYFASASAQRSLEKAQLDLRALRNQIRSDLESAWSGYVQAVDQVRTQRAFLEAARQRREESDIRYQSGLMSFEEWQLVVADLVNFEKSYLKSQQNLLLAEAQWRFAAGEQLGDRL, from the coding sequence GTGCCGCCTAACCGAATCGCTGTTCTTCTTCTGGGGCTTTTGATCACGCCGGTCTTTGCCGAATCGCCCGCCGTTTTGACCTGGCCCGATTGCGTGCGGTTAGCCGCGGAGCGCAATCTGGATCTTCAGTCCAACCGGCGGGCCCAGCAGTCGAGCCGCGCCGCCTACCTGGGCAGTTATAACGGTATTCTCCCCCAGTTATCCCTGCAGAACAGTTACACTAAAGGGAAAGCCTCCACAGACAACTCCGCAAGTGAATCCTGGCGGGCTCAAGGGACGGCCAGCCTCAACCTGATCAATTTCAACCAGTGGGCAACCATCCGCTCCACGAAAGCGTCCTGGCAGCAGAGCCAGGCGAATTTCGGCACGTCTTCCACCAACGTCCTGTTCAACCTCTATAAGGCTTTCGCCGGAACGCTCTACGCCCAGCAGCAAATCTCGGTGGCCAAGAAAATCCAGGCGATCTGGCAGACGGACGCGGAGCTGATTCGGCTCCGCTACGCATCCGGACGGGAATCCAAAGGGAATCAGATGCGAACCGATGCGGAACTGCTTCAGGCCCAGGTGGATCTCCTGCAAGCCGGACGGGATCTTCGCGTGGCGCAGCAGACCCTGAGCCAGGTTCTCGGGGAGGAACAATACAAGGCATGGATTGTGACCGGCACCTGGACTTCTGGATCGCTGCCTCCATCACCACCCAATCTGGACCTTCTGCTCGACCATGAACCCCGACTCCTGGCGCAGCAGGCGCTGATCGACCAGGCCCGGGCCGCTGTGGCCAGTGCACACAGTTCCTTCTGGCCAAATGTTTCCGTGTCGTATAACCGCGGTTTCCAAGATTCAACTGAATTTCCAACCGCCAATCCCTACTGGACCTTTACCGGACTTCTGAACTATCCCCTCTTTGGCGGCGGCCCGACCGCGACGTATTTTGCTTCAGCTTCGGCCCAGCGGAGCCTGGAAAAGGCTCAATTAGACCTGCGCGCCCTGCGCAATCAGATTCGCTCGGATCTGGAAAGCGCCTGGTCGGGTTATGTTCAAGCCGTTGACCAGGTCCGGACACAACGCGCCTTCCTGGAAGCCGCCCGGCAACGACGGGAGGAATCAGACATCCGTTACCAGAGCGGGCTGATGTCCTTCGAGGAATGGCAGTTGGTGGTGGCGGACCTGGTCAATTTCGAAAAAAGTTATTTGAAGTCGCAGCAAAATCTATTGTTGGCGGAAGCCCAGTGGCGCTTCGCCGCCGGCGAACAACTTGGAGACCGTTTATGA
- a CDS encoding tetratricopeptide repeat protein produces MNDLRPTRSALWGTFFLLATGLGTFSVFSAPEQKERAVSALEQAVQTDSANDELWLHLGFAYRKVGQMDQAQKAFEKAAALNPRSQDASYMLGLIYESKHQDQDALRAWQQLLSSTNDPAKRETATNHIHHLSQ; encoded by the coding sequence GTGAACGACCTGCGACCGACACGCTCCGCCCTCTGGGGAACCTTTTTTCTACTGGCCACCGGTCTTGGAACCTTTTCCGTTTTTTCCGCTCCGGAACAGAAAGAACGCGCTGTTTCAGCTCTGGAACAGGCGGTTCAGACGGATTCGGCCAATGATGAGCTATGGCTGCATCTGGGGTTTGCCTACCGTAAAGTCGGACAGATGGACCAGGCTCAAAAAGCGTTCGAGAAAGCGGCCGCATTGAACCCGCGCTCCCAGGATGCTTCCTACATGCTCGGGCTCATCTACGAAAGCAAGCACCAGGACCAGGACGCGCTTCGCGCCTGGCAACAGCTGCTGTCGTCGACGAACGATCCCGCCAAGCGCGAGACCGCCACTAATCATATTCATCATCTAAGCCAATGA
- a CDS encoding ABC transporter permease, with amino-acid sequence MIHLEHLSKVYQMGDTRLEVLKDINLSITEGEFVAIVGPSGSGKSTLMQILGLLDRPTSGTYRLMGHDVSELTDDQGAALRSKTIGFIFQMFNLLARTTTMDNVLLPMIYSGAPNRDERARELLSEVGLSDRMDHKPNQLSGGQQQRVAIARALVNRPKILFADEPTGNLASDQADDILRQLDVLNHGGITVILVTHDPDIAARARRIIHLKDGTIVADECKTTAPSSGFQPPSPSTGRRDDSLPLMRGRVGVRDENQGAELLEHPQFSFAEFKEFSASALCAIAANKVRSSLSILGILIGVAAVIAMLAIGKGAQKAVEERLSGLGSNLVMLMPGSPSLHGVHGERGSASRLTLEDVKVIARSNPNIVRVDGNVSGSAQAVYGDKNTNTQITGALPVYAEMRNARPYYGRFYTETENLEQARVAVLGQTVVNNLFGKENPVDKTIKINRISFQVIGVLPIKGGGGFRDQDDVIMLPLNTSMSRVLGKKYLNNIFIECASPDTISEVIQDVSALMRKRHRLPAYKENDFDLRNMADIQAALQGTTQTFTLLLGIVAAISLLVGGIGIMNIMLVSVSERTREIGLRKAVGAARRAILVQFLLEAAILSTLGGLIGIGIGLSVSVVMSKLAGWAADVSLQSVLLAFVFSAGTGIVFGFWPARKASLLSPIEALRYE; translated from the coding sequence ATGATTCACCTCGAACACCTGAGCAAGGTCTATCAGATGGGCGACACCCGCCTGGAGGTGCTGAAGGATATCAATCTCAGCATCACCGAAGGCGAATTTGTCGCCATCGTCGGTCCTTCCGGATCCGGCAAGTCCACGCTCATGCAGATTCTTGGCCTTCTCGACCGGCCCACGAGCGGCACCTACCGGCTGATGGGGCATGATGTGTCCGAGTTGACCGATGACCAGGGTGCCGCGCTTCGCTCAAAGACCATCGGCTTTATCTTCCAGATGTTTAACCTGCTGGCCCGCACCACCACGATGGATAACGTTCTGCTGCCGATGATCTATTCGGGAGCGCCCAACCGTGACGAACGGGCCCGGGAACTTCTGTCCGAGGTGGGCCTGTCCGACCGTATGGACCACAAGCCCAACCAGCTCTCCGGCGGGCAGCAGCAGCGCGTGGCCATCGCCCGCGCGCTCGTGAACCGGCCCAAGATCCTTTTTGCCGACGAACCCACAGGGAACCTGGCGTCCGACCAGGCGGACGATATTCTTCGTCAACTGGATGTGCTCAATCACGGCGGGATCACCGTCATCCTGGTGACGCACGACCCGGATATCGCGGCCCGCGCCCGGCGGATCATCCACCTCAAAGACGGCACGATCGTGGCCGACGAATGTAAAACAACTGCACCCTCATCCGGCTTTCAGCCACCTTCTCCCTCCACAGGGAGAAGGGACGACTCCCTCCCCCTGATGAGGGGGAGGGTTGGGGTGAGGGACGAAAACCAAGGAGCCGAGCTACTGGAACACCCCCAATTCAGTTTCGCCGAATTTAAAGAATTTTCCGCTTCCGCGCTGTGCGCCATCGCGGCCAATAAAGTCCGCAGCAGTCTCTCGATCCTCGGCATTCTGATCGGCGTGGCCGCGGTCATCGCCATGCTGGCCATCGGGAAAGGCGCACAGAAGGCTGTTGAAGAGCGGCTGTCCGGTCTAGGATCCAACCTGGTCATGCTGATGCCCGGATCCCCCAGCCTGCACGGCGTGCACGGGGAGAGAGGCAGCGCCAGCCGGCTGACTCTGGAAGATGTCAAGGTGATCGCCCGAAGCAACCCGAACATCGTCCGGGTGGATGGGAACGTCAGCGGCAGCGCCCAGGCTGTCTACGGCGACAAGAATACCAACACACAGATCACCGGCGCCCTGCCGGTTTACGCGGAGATGCGCAATGCCCGCCCCTACTATGGCCGTTTTTACACGGAAACCGAAAACCTGGAGCAGGCGCGCGTCGCGGTTTTAGGTCAGACGGTCGTCAACAATCTCTTCGGCAAGGAAAATCCCGTCGACAAAACAATTAAGATCAACCGAATCAGCTTTCAAGTCATCGGGGTTCTCCCGATCAAAGGCGGCGGAGGATTTCGCGACCAGGACGATGTCATCATGCTGCCGCTCAACACATCCATGAGCCGCGTTCTTGGGAAAAAATACCTGAATAATATTTTTATCGAATGCGCCTCCCCTGACACGATTTCCGAAGTCATACAGGATGTCTCCGCGCTGATGCGCAAACGGCATCGTCTGCCGGCCTACAAGGAAAATGATTTCGACTTGCGCAACATGGCGGATATTCAAGCGGCCCTTCAGGGCACGACGCAAACGTTCACGCTGCTCCTGGGAATCGTCGCCGCCATTTCGCTTTTAGTCGGCGGCATCGGCATCATGAATATCATGCTGGTGTCGGTGAGCGAGCGAACGCGGGAGATCGGCCTGCGCAAAGCGGTGGGCGCGGCCCGCCGGGCCATTCTGGTGCAGTTTCTCCTGGAAGCCGCGATTCTGTCCACCCTGGGAGGACTCATTGGAATTGGAATCGGGTTGAGCGTTTCCGTCGTCATGTCAAAACTGGCGGGATGGGCCGCGGATGTCAGTCTCCAATCCGTTCTGCTGGCTTTTGTTTTTTCCGCCGGCACCGGCATTGTTTTCGGCTTCTGGCCCGCGCGCAAAGCATCGCTGTTATCTCCGATTGAAGCGCTACGTTATGAATAG
- a CDS encoding efflux RND transporter periplasmic adaptor subunit, translated as MSKKWWSLLAVILITGSAYFFWMRGRDKSKSTELTTQTVTATQGSIEDRVEATGTVQPLNRVEIKPPIAGRVEKLILGEGDRVKAGDILAWMSSSDRAAILDAARAQGLEEVKKWEDAYKPTPIVAPLSGVIILKNVVVGQTVDASTVLYAMSDKLIVVADVDEADIGRVRMDMPAVITLDSYPDAPIQGKVFQILYEGKNVSNVITYGVKIEPANIPPFFRSQMTANINLISNKKENVVLLPAAAIYPTTSGERQVYVPGPDGKRVPRTVQVGLENGDQAEITEGIAAGEQVLVTRKRYTPQQAASSSPLIMGGPKQSQQQSGQSTRRSSSGTH; from the coding sequence ATGAGCAAAAAATGGTGGAGTTTGTTAGCCGTTATTCTGATCACCGGCAGCGCGTACTTTTTCTGGATGAGGGGACGGGACAAATCTAAAAGCACTGAGCTGACGACCCAGACGGTGACCGCCACACAGGGGTCGATCGAAGACCGCGTCGAGGCCACAGGAACGGTGCAGCCGCTGAACCGCGTGGAGATCAAACCTCCGATCGCCGGCCGCGTTGAAAAACTGATATTGGGCGAAGGGGACCGCGTCAAAGCCGGTGACATCCTGGCCTGGATGAGCTCGAGCGATCGCGCGGCCATTCTGGATGCCGCCCGCGCCCAGGGCCTGGAAGAAGTCAAGAAATGGGAAGATGCCTACAAACCCACCCCGATCGTGGCTCCGCTTTCTGGAGTCATTATTCTGAAGAATGTCGTGGTGGGGCAGACGGTGGATGCCTCGACCGTGCTCTACGCCATGTCCGATAAACTGATCGTCGTGGCGGACGTTGACGAAGCCGATATCGGGCGCGTACGAATGGATATGCCGGCCGTCATCACGCTCGACTCTTATCCGGATGCTCCTATCCAGGGGAAGGTTTTCCAGATTCTGTATGAAGGCAAGAATGTTTCTAATGTCATCACCTACGGCGTAAAAATTGAGCCCGCGAATATTCCTCCGTTTTTCCGTTCCCAGATGACGGCCAACATCAATCTCATTTCAAACAAGAAGGAAAATGTTGTCCTCTTGCCCGCGGCGGCGATCTATCCCACAACCTCGGGAGAGCGGCAGGTGTATGTCCCGGGGCCCGATGGGAAACGTGTCCCCCGCACCGTGCAGGTGGGACTGGAAAACGGCGACCAGGCGGAGATCACGGAAGGGATTGCGGCCGGCGAGCAGGTCCTGGTCACGCGCAAGCGCTACACGCCCCAACAGGCGGCTTCTTCGAGTCCTTTGATTATGGGTGGTCCGAAACAGAGCCAGCAGCAAAGTGGCCAGAGCACCCGGCGCAGCAGCAGCGGAACACATTAA